In uncultured Fusobacterium sp., a genomic segment contains:
- the eutH gene encoding ethanolamine utilization protein EutH — translation MSINNVIIYTMVFFMFIGAIDRILGNKFGYGKKFEDGIMTMGTLALAMLGIISFSPVIASFLKPIITPFYRIIGSDPAMFAGTILANDMGGYILSQELALSHESAMFSGLFLSATMGTTLSFSIPVALGIIEKEDEKYISKGILAGISTIPIGCFVGGIVAGFSIGQLFFNLIPIIAFTVAICWALLKFPKKIAKGFSLFGKFMFILTTVGLALQILETLTGVVVIKNMIPIMEGIKTVGSIAITLAGAFPMLYFITNVFTKPLTAIGKIFKINEKSTAGLIASLAHNIPMFNILKEMDERGKLLNIAFSVSGAFVLGSHLGFTAGVDKALVFPVIITKLIGGISAMFVANYIYNKEFKYKRQLK, via the coding sequence ATGAGTATTAATAATGTTATTATTTATACTATGGTTTTCTTTATGTTTATAGGTGCTATAGACAGAATATTAGGAAACAAATTTGGTTATGGAAAGAAATTTGAAGATGGAATTATGACTATGGGAACATTAGCCTTAGCCATGTTGGGTATAATTTCCTTTTCTCCAGTAATTGCATCTTTTTTAAAACCTATTATTACTCCTTTTTACAGAATAATAGGATCAGATCCTGCGATGTTTGCAGGTACTATATTAGCAAATGACATGGGAGGATATATTCTTTCACAAGAGTTAGCTCTTTCTCATGAAAGTGCCATGTTTTCTGGACTTTTTTTAAGTGCAACAATGGGAACTACTTTATCTTTTTCTATTCCAGTAGCTCTAGGGATAATAGAAAAAGAGGACGAGAAATATATATCAAAAGGAATTCTTGCAGGGATATCAACTATTCCTATAGGGTGTTTTGTTGGAGGTATTGTAGCCGGATTTTCTATAGGACAACTATTTTTTAATTTAATTCCTATAATAGCTTTTACTGTTGCTATATGTTGGGCATTATTAAAATTTCCAAAAAAAATTGCTAAAGGGTTTTCATTATTTGGAAAATTTATGTTTATACTAACAACAGTAGGACTAGCTTTACAAATTTTAGAAACTTTAACAGGGGTAGTAGTAATAAAAAATATGATTCCAATCATGGAAGGAATAAAAACTGTAGGAAGTATAGCAATAACATTAGCTGGAGCATTTCCAATGTTATATTTTATCACTAATGTTTTTACTAAACCTCTCACAGCTATTGGAAAAATTTTTAAAATAAATGAAAAATCAACAGCAGGTCTTATAGCTTCTTTAGCTCATAATATTCCAATGTTTAATATATTAAAAGAGATGGATGAAAGGGGAAAACTTCTAAATATTGCTTTTTCAGTCAGTGGAGCTTTTGTATTAGGAAGTCATTTAGGATTTACAGCTGGTGTAGATAAAGCCTTAGTTTTTCCAGTTATTATTACAAAACTTATTGGTGGAATATCTGCGATGTTTGTAGCAAACTACATTTATAATAAAGAATTTAAATATAAAAGACAATTAAAATAA
- a CDS encoding YjjG family noncanonical pyrimidine nucleotidase gives MKYDLILFDVDGTLLDFDMTEKVALEETCKEYGYPCTDEMLKSYHEINIECWKKLEKGLIDKKELAFIRFNEFFNKYNLIGNPIEFNTKYRARLGEGAYLIKNAIEICEKLYGKIDLAIASNGGKDIQYNRLRKVNLDKYFKYFFISEEMGYNKPDINYFNYIFEKTQIKDPKKILIIGDSLTADIQGGNLAGLKTCWYNPQGKADEKDIKKDYIIDNLLDLEKIIFEK, from the coding sequence ATGAAATACGATTTAATTTTATTTGATGTAGATGGAACACTTTTAGATTTCGATATGACTGAAAAGGTTGCTTTAGAAGAAACTTGTAAAGAATATGGCTATCCTTGTACTGATGAGATGTTAAAAAGTTATCATGAAATTAATATAGAGTGTTGGAAAAAATTAGAAAAAGGATTAATTGATAAAAAAGAATTAGCTTTTATTAGATTTAATGAATTTTTTAATAAGTATAATTTAATTGGAAATCCTATTGAATTTAATACCAAGTATAGAGCTAGATTAGGAGAAGGAGCATATCTTATAAAAAATGCAATTGAAATTTGTGAAAAATTATATGGAAAAATTGATTTAGCTATTGCCTCTAATGGTGGAAAAGATATACAGTATAACAGATTAAGAAAAGTTAATTTAGATAAATATTTTAAATATTTCTTTATTTCTGAAGAGATGGGATATAATAAACCTGATATTAATTATTTTAATTATATCTTTGAAAAAACTCAAATTAAAGATCCTAAAAAAATATTAATAATTGGAGATTCTTTAACTGCTGATATTCAAGGAGGAAACTTAGCTGGTTTAAAAACTTGTTGGTATAATCCTCAAGGGAAAGCAGATGAAAAGGATATAAAGAAAGATTATATAATAGATAATTTATTGGATTTGGAAAAAATAATATTTGAAAAATAG